AGAATATATCATGTAGACAGAGGATATGAAAATCTTGATTTAAAATTAAAAAAGATTGGAGCAGATATAGAGAGAATTAAAACAGAAATATAATAAAATTTGGAGGATAAATGGAGAGAATCATAGGAGTTAATCCTGTAATAGAAGTGCTACAGAACAAAGAAAAAAATATTGAAAAATTAGAGATGTTCAAAGGAAATAAAGACGAAAAGCTTAACAAAATAAAAAAACTTGCATCTGAAAGAAATATCAAAATATTCTATACAGATAAAAAAATAGAAAATTCACAAGGTGTAGCTGTATATATAAGTGAATATGATTATTATGTAGAATTTGGAGAATTTTTAGAGAAAATAGCTCCAATGGAAAAATCTATTGTCCTCATTTTAGATGAAATACAAGATCCTAGAAACTTTGGAGCTTTAATAAGAAGTGCAGAAGTCTTTGGAGTAAAGGGAATAATAATTCCAGAAAGGAATGCAGTGAGAATAAATGAAACAGTAGTGAAAACTTCTACAGGAGCAATAGAATATGTAGACATAGTTAAAGTAACAAATATTTCAGAAGCTTTGTTAAAATTGAAAAAGTTAGATTATTGGGTATATGGAGCAGAGGGAGAAGGAAGCAAGGATTATTCAAAGGAGAAATATCCTAGCAGAACGGCTCTTGTACTAGGGAGTGAAGGCAACGGAATAAGAAAAAAAGTAAAAGAGAACTGTGATGTCCTAATAAAAATACCTATGCATGGAAAGATAAACTCTTTAAATGTATCAGTGGCTGGAGGAATAATTCTTTCTGAAATAGTAAAATCATTCTAAAGAAGACATACAGGAGAGGGAAAGAAATGGCTATCGAGTTGGTAAATGAAGATGTAATAAAACAAGCTCAGTTGGGCGATCAAGAATCTATTGATATTATACTGAAAGAATATAAAAATCTTATATATCTTAATATAAGAAATTATTTCATAATAGGAGCAGAGCAAGATGATCTTTTGCAAGAAGGAACCATTGGACTCCTTAAAGCATTAAAAGCTTATGAAAAGGGAAAATCTTCATTCAAAACTTTTGCAATGATTTGTATAAGAAGACAAATTTTAACAGCAGTGAAAGCATCAAATACACAAAAAAATACAGCTCTTAATCTTGCATCTGGAAATTATATAGATTGTGATGGTGGAAAAGAAATA
Above is a window of Fusobacterium varium DNA encoding:
- a CDS encoding Putative TrmH family tRNA/rRNA methyltransferase — translated: MERIIGVNPVIEVLQNKEKNIEKLEMFKGNKDEKLNKIKKLASERNIKIFYTDKKIENSQGVAVYISEYDYYVEFGEFLEKIAPMEKSIVLILDEIQDPRNFGALIRSAEVFGVKGIIIPERNAVRINETVVKTSTGAIEYVDIVKVTNISEALLKLKKLDYWVYGAEGEGSKDYSKEKYPSRTALVLGSEGNGIRKKVKENCDVLIKIPMHGKINSLNVSVAGGIILSEIVKSF
- the sigH_5 gene encoding Stage 0 sporulation protein H, which gives rise to MAIELVNEDVIKQAQLGDQESIDIILKEYKNLIYLNIRNYFIIGAEQDDLLQEGTIGLLKALKAYEKGKSSFKTFAMICIRRQILTAVKASNTQKNTALNLASGNYIDCDGGKEIEYNKGLQSYVNYDPEEIFLTKEKLNNFKSFINENFSSFEKEVFDYMIRGYSYREIADELNKSLKTIDNSFQRIKRKSELWISSYQEKYR